In the genome of Brachypodium distachyon strain Bd21 chromosome 3, Brachypodium_distachyon_v3.0, whole genome shotgun sequence, the window acagaaaaaaaagctttTAATTATCTCTCTTCATACATACAAAAAtgacacaaaataaaatacacacAATCGTTCTTTCTCTCTCTAGCACATGTGGTATAGCAGATGTGTGGCAGGCAGGCtagtgctggtgctggtggctTGGATTGGTGGAGCCATTGATGATCTGATTCTCTCCGGCTCCTTTTCAGGGTATCTGAAGATGACTCACATGTTGACCAGGGGTGATAATGAGAATAGAAGGGGAGGGAAGGGGCCGTCTCCATTGCTAGGTGGAGTATTTTCTAGGGCTTTCCTTGGACCTTGGCGGCAATCTCAAAAGGGGTTGTCATTATGGATGTTGTGATGAAAGGTTCTTCCAGCGGGATGAACTCAACTTCAAACTGGAGACCAAACAAAATGAGCTTTCAAGATGTTAGCCGTAATATACGCAAGGATAGGCAAAATATACTTCACTTTATTTATGATTTCACGGAAATCACCGAAAGGTTGTTAACGGTATCTCTTATGAGTACACTTTAAAAGATAGATAATCACTTTCTTGGCACAAGTGATACTGCCAGCAACAAAACGCCATCTTAAACTGGATAAGTGTGTTTTCTGTACGTCTTGCAGCGTAAATGATCCATCAGATCTAAACCAACCCAGAGCCATAACTTCAGTGTTGCTCTAGTAAAGAAAGAACAGCACGTACCATAAAGCATGTGTTTCGAAGTAGCACACAAGAACAGGCCATTTGTACAATTGTCCGATAATTTGTTAAAACGTGATACAAATGTATAGAGTTTCCCTGATGCACATACAGTCTTTTTCTTCAGTGAAGTACAGTAAGCATCGGATTCTTCCGAGGGAGAGAATCCCCACCTGAATTCCTAGGAATCTTACTCAAAAATATATTCAGTCGTGTCATATAACTCACATTTTATTGACCTAGCTATTGTTCAAACTTAAATCTCAGTGCCGCCAAATACACCGAGTACCAACAGGCATCATATTAAAAGGTTTGGTTTGAACATGGGCAGATGCTACGATTCTACACTGTGTGTACACTTTGTGATATTATAATGTTCTGGCATAGCTACTTCTGCTACATGATGCAACAGTATGGGAGTATGTGGCATGCATCCTCTCATGcatatggaaaaaaaaagtatatggATCAATTATTTGTTCAGTCCAAGAGAATAGGCACTAACAACAAGCTGGTGTATAATTGAGCATGGGACATATGCAACGCACATCGCTGCATCAGTAACCAGATCTTTTTGCTTTCCGTCTCACTGTGATACCACAATTCCTATTAACAACCATATAAttctacaaatcaaacaaaacacatagaaaaaataaaataatattcACAGTCGTCCAAAAATGCTTTGAAATCCCTTTCAGTAAAAAAGGCCCTGCATCTGTGAAGCGTGCTTACCATCCCAAATAAAAATACTGAAATATTCCAACAAAAACTTTGTAGTAGCTAGTAGTATTGTATATGTCTCATAACATTTAAGAAcaattatttttgttgcatcACATGAAAGGTtcaatccatccatccatccatcacaGGTGACTGCCAAACTGCCGGTTTCCAAACTAGTGAGGACTAGCTAGGGCACCAAAAGCACCAACTCTCTTATAAAGCAAGGCAATTAGagctactactagtagtagtaaGAACTAAGACTAACCCCGGTCATCTAACTTTGCACTGAGTACCCAATAATTAGCTCTTTTTTAAGTGGGGCAAGAACCTTTGCCAGTCCAATCACTTCTTCTTTGGGTTCCAAATCCATGAACAATCAATTATTTGTTCATGCACACAACCAGATAACCTATCAAACAAACACACCTCAATTAATCAATCAAGCTGGCCACTAGTAAAACAGTTGTCAACATCCCAGACGCACAGATCGGGGAACTATTTCCCCATGGACACTTTCAGGTGCCAACTAGAagatcaaaaaaaaaagcaggttACCATTGATGGTGATCCGTCCAACAGGTTGCGGAATTTTTTGGCAAGGTGATGCAGGAAAGAACCAGTTACCAGGATCCCCATAATGCTCCAGACGCAAAGTGCAGGGGACCAGATATGTTGCAGGCGGATCATCTCATCTCGAGCACTGTCTGAACATCTCCCTGCCGCACTGTGATGTGCGATCCACCGCCCATACCGCAATGATTTTTCGCGGCGTTTCCTTCGCAAGCTGCAGATCCGGTTGTGGGTATGGGTTCTCTTTCCATATTCTGGTCGAATCTActggaggaaggaggaagaaaaagagagcgccggcgatcgccggagctgAGCAGGGTGGGAGTGGGACGGCTGTTTGCCTGCGGGCGGCGCGTGGGCTGGCTGCTGGCCCGAGTGCTGGATTCTGGGCCACGCAGTTGACATATGGGCCTTATCAGACTTATGAGAAGGATCGCAAGTGGCTTCAAGTTCACAACTACTGGGCTCTGATTTGTACGAGTGAAGCGGACATTTGGAAATTCGGCACTTCCTGAAGAAAGGCGAGATTCCACAACTAATGGACGAATATCAACAAATCCGAGGACAAATATCAACATTTGTGATTTTAAATTTGGTCCCGTGGATTAGCATTGATCGAGGTGAACAATCCACCATTCTCTCGGAATTCGTGAAAAAGGGCCGCTGGCATTCGAGGGCGAGCGCTGTTGTCTCGGGTGTTACTCAGAGCTGTCCCTATGTCCGTACGTGGCTAGCCGGCCTATCTCTCATTAGTTTAGGCCGTAAAATAAAATGGATGGATTGCATGTTAGGCTAGTCACGGTGGAAATAACTTGGATAGTAACATAGACGTAAACTAggcattttggtgacatggcatgacaataaatgaaaaaaaaagatggtaactagatatgttaccataacatcacacaaatcaagacaaGATGAATTTACAAGATAATTAATGACACAAAGCATCACACCAGACATAAGTTACTAACACTATGAAGATAGTAAATTAAACTAGTAAAATATGCATGTCACTGCTCTAAATTACGCGTGCTCCGACTATCGCGTGCTTTATTACTACCGTCATCTCTTTCGTTTGGAAAGTCGGACTGATGCTTTAATTGCCACGGCATTTCTATTTCCTTAACCctctgaaaaaaaagatgaaacatGTGAAACAAAACACAACAATTTTAACATCGCTGGAAAGACTAGAACAAAAGTTTGGGGTCTCGATTGACGGGCGCCACGTTTACATGTGGCTGCCTGGCTGGTGGTTGTTGCGACGAGACCTCCAACGACCACAATCAGATCCTGGGCCATCCAACGAGCAATCGACGGCGGATTAAGAATGGGGCCCCATCAACAACAGGTCATAGTTGGCGCTCCCGCCACGCAGACGACTTTTCCCAGCTTCCTTCCTCCGCCGTCGTTGTCTCGCGGCACGAACAActtttctcctccttctcgcGGAACCCACTCCCTAATGACTGGGCGGCAATTCCACGATGCTTCGAACACTACCCATGGTTCAGGTTGATACCTCGACAATGCCACTGCCCAATGTCCTGCAGCTATTTAACTCTGCATGGCAAAGTTGCAGATAACAGTGGAGGTGAAGGGTTAATCCCGGCGATGGTGGTACCAATGTTTTAGTGTTCAAACTTTAAACAGGGGTTGGTGATTGGGTGGTGCCCCATGGCGCCACGGTTCTTGGTGAATTAAGAAACCATTTGTTGACTCGATACCCACGAGATCGAGCCCCTTCCATTCTTCCATTTACATTTGGAATTCTCCTCCATCCATCCCCTATTCGATTCTAGTCAGTGTAGTAGTCACCTACCTAGTCAGCCATGATCGGATCTTGCCACGCGCAATAGTACTACTAATCTGCTCCTGACACTGCCTAGTTAATTAGCACATATACAAATTAACCGCGCACTTGCTCTGTCCGGTTGACGGTTTCAGAACCGAGCAAGGGCGACGGCAAAGGAACTCCGACGAGCTAAGCTAGGCTCCATCCTGCAGTAAGCTCCTGAATAATTCTCTTCTCGCGGCCTGTTCCTTGTCAGGATCAGACTGCAAGGTCTGTTCATTAAGATTCAGTTAAGGAGCATTGAGTATTTGTTCCGATCGCTGTTTAGTTGTCTCAGATTGGTTAATtggatcgatccatccatggGGTGCATCTCTTCCAAGATCCTGACGAGATCAGGGAGCCTCCAGGAGAAGAAGGCCAGCAGCTACCACGGGTTTCAaaggagcagcagccagcTGATCGAGGACATCATCCTGTCCAGCTCCAACTCCAAGACCAACGGGGATCAGCCCACGttcctcgccctcctccgtACCACGTCCAGTTCTtcttccgcggcggcggccaggaagAGCAGAGTcgacgccgcggccgccgccgccgagcagaGCCCTGCTTCGGCCGCGACTCCGGCTGCGGCGGCCAAGATCGAGACCATCGACGTGTCCGAGCTGCTCGCCGgtctcgaggaagaagacgacgaagaagaaagagaagaacaaGGTGAGAATGATGGTCAGGAtgatggcgcggcggcggccgggaccAGGGCGAGGAGCTTCCGCACGGTGGAGGACTTCGACGCGCTCGTGAACGAGAAGCCTGAGCGAGACGCGTCCGCGGCACCGCCGGGGCCGCCGGAGAGCGGCTCTTTGGAGCAAGAGGATCCTccgacggcagcggcagcggcagcctcCGGACACGGAGACGGCGCCATCGCGGGCGCGAAGAGGCGGGCGAGGGCGAGGCAGCTGCGCGAGCTGAGCGCGCAgccggaagcggcggcggggggcttCGACTTCGGCAAGTCCGGGAGCCTGAGGGACTggctgcgcggcggcgggcagatCTTCTCGCCGGGGTCCTACGTCACGCCCAAGTTCGGCAACGCAACGGCCGTTCGGTCCGAGAATGCCGGGGAggagcacgcggcggcggtgtttGATCCGGAGCTGGTGGCGCAGTTGGAGCTGGCCATGGAGGAGCTGTCGGTGGACGAGGAGCGCGTCATGAGGGAGGTCCTGGAATCCCTGGACGccggagagaagaagagagaagaagcaGAGAGGTTAGACTTGGAGAGGCCCCTCAAGGATCAGGCGTTGCCATTGGTGGCTTAACTTGCGATTAACTAGTCGTCAATTTGAATGATGATTCTGGCAGTAGGGTTTTACTGTCATTTGTAAAAGCTTGTATACATCAATGCATGGTTCGTGCTCGTTTCATTACTTTCGGTGTTGTGATGTtttttagtttatttttttctttttgaaatttgTCTAACTAGTGGTGAGCAATTTCTCCGTCACGTTTTTGCGGCTTGCCATAGTTTGGAAGAAAAAGTATGGCAATCAAATCTATAAACCAAACATGACTTATATTTTCAAGagtaaatataaatataaacCTTAGGACATTTATTTGTGACAGACCTCGACTGGAGGGAGTAAGATTTTTTCTTGCTCGGTCCAGACCTGTCGGTTCGGGCCCTGCCCGACCACGTCCGGAGTCACTGTCGGGCTCGGAGACGACACGAACAACGCCTTGTTCGCCATCGGCCACGGTGGCAAGCACGCCGCCGCGAGCATGTCCCGGATAATCGTCAACGTGTTCCTCCGCGTCAACAAAATTTCGGACGCCCGTCGAGGCCGCGGTCAGGCGAGCCTACCCACCAACCTACGCATCGACGATGTCGCCGACCGAGCAGACCTTAAttgctgtatatatagtctGGAGTAGTATCattttttcagaacatattcatTCAGAGAGGAAGTTTTACTATGCTACAAGAAAGAAGTTTTACTATTCAGAAAGAGAGGAAGTTAAGAGAGGAGCAACTGCACGGGCGAGACAGATTCTTCCTCGTCTCGCTGCGACTCGGGCGGCGTACGTCCAGCGTCCTCCACTCCGCCGGTGAAGCCGTTGGTCCCCTCTCACTCTGTTTGTTGCTCCGGCAgcaggagggagaggggacCTCATTCCTTCGTCCTGGCCTAATAGTTTGGATTAGGTTTTGTCTACTGTTGTGCATTGTTGGGGTGGTGGAAGCGGCGTTCAACGAATAAATCTGCCTCAACTCTACTCCCAACCGACGGCGACCTTCACGGAGGCGCCTCGGAGTTGATGGCATCGGCGGCTTGGTCTTCTTGCCGTTCTTCAGATCGTGCGAGATCATATCCGTTTCTCGGTGTGTCGCTGGCGTTCGTTGTTATCCAAGACAGCGCTGGGGCCGGAGCGAGGATGTTGGTCCAGAGGTGGTGGATCTGTCATTATTCCCCGACTTCGTCGATGGGATGCAATGGATCTGGTTTCAAGGCAGCGCGGCCTGGTCATGCCATAGCGACATGTGCCTCCTCGTTGGCGATGATGCTTCTTTGAATCAGACAATGGTGGAGGGCTCGACGTCTCTTCCAGCATGTGCCTAGTCAGCGTTGGAGGTTGGTGGCGGCCGCTGGCTTCGGCGAGTGCAGGAACCTCGAGGAATCGTtatgtatttatttatcttgGGTTTATTTTGCAAGTTTTCTAGGATGGCAGTTTTTCTCCTGGTCTGTCTTTTCGTTTTCACCTTTGTTTGTTCATGTAACTTGGTTTTCAATTAATGAAATAAGTGGTTGTTAAAAAATAAGGAAGTTTTAATATACGACGGATCAAAGATCGAAGGCGCACACAAACCATGCATGACCAAAGAAGATCACTCGACCCACCGTACAAGCGGACGTACGCATACTCTTCTcgcaggcagcagcaacaacaacaacaacaaaaaaagacgTGCGCACGCCCTGCTGCTAAAGCACGCGGTACAACAAGGCCCTGCACGTGCGATCATGCCTCATGTTCGCAGgaccggaggaagaagacgtaCGTACTACGGAACTACTACTAGATGAGACGAAGTGATGAACTACCGGCAATACATGCACTCCAACTTACAAACTCGTAAAGATTATGACGCTCCGCCGACCAATCATCCGCCGCAGATCGATGCACCGCGCGGAGCTTAGCTTAGCTTTGGCAGGAATCGCAACCATATCCATTATATTGATCACttgaggcggcggcagagcgTGACGCCGTCGGcgatggggaggaggcagGCCTGGACGCGGTcgtcggcggccacggcggcgttGAACCCCACCATGTAGTCCCTGACCACGCGGTCGTAATCCGAGCTCCCCGGCGTATCCCGTGCCATGGCCACGGAGCCGCCCCAGAGCGTGTTGTCGTAGGCGATGACCCCGCCCACACGCaccagccgcagcagccgctcgTGGTACCCGGCGTACTGCAGCTTGTCCGCGTCTGCGTACGCGAAGTCGAACAACTTCTCCTCACCGGCCTCGGCTTCCTCGGCGATGAGGCCGTCGAGCACGGCGAGCCCGTCGCCCTGGCGGAAGTCCACCTTGTGGGCGACGCCGGCCTTCTCGATCACGGGCCGGCCCAGCTCGTAGTAGTCCCGGTTCACGTCGATGCCCACCACCTTGCCGTGGGCCGGGAGCGCCAGGGCCGTGCAGAGCAGCGAGTAGCCCGTGAAGACGCCCACCTCGACGGCCTTCACGGCGCCCGTCATCTTCAGCAGGACCGAGAAGAACTGCATCTGGTCCGGCGACGAACCCATGTAGGACCGCGGGTGCCGCTGCGTGATGAGGCGGAGCTCGCGCACACGCTCCTGCTCCCGCGGGTACACCGTCGTCTCCAGCACGTACTGCACGCAGATGAAGCTCATATATATGAACGGTCGATATGATATCATTCTATCGAACATCTCTCGTGCTGAGATCTCGTTATGAGTGAGCGCGAGTTGATTGATTACGTACCTCAAGGATCGAGTCGGACGCCAGGAGGGTGTTTCGGTCCGGCCGGTaggtcgccatggccgcctctctctctcgatctcGACCCTCCCTCTCGCTAGCTCTTCCTTTAAAGAGATCTGTATCTGTCGACGTCTCCTCCCCTGCCTGTCTCTCTGTGGATCTGCAGTGCGAGGAACGTGGACGGCTCACCTGCAAGATCGACCTCTCGTTCATTGCGCGCCATATCTGGTGAGTCTACGTCGGACCTGTCGTCATCTGTTGTTTGCCCAGACCTGATGTGCACACAGGTTTTAAGTGTACAGTCGAACACGCAGCAGAGAAACACGACACAAGTTGCACAACCACACACGGATTTACCCAGATTCGGAGctctcttgccgaggtaaaaCTCTTACTTCTCCTTTGTTATATTAGCCGACATATAGAAGCTCTACAATGACgttccttgagctgtattcttgaagaagaaaaagaaagaagaaaaagaagaagaaaccttAAAGGTCTAAGTGCAATCCCCTttctacagaggggtaagTTTCTATTTATAGACCGCCcttgtcacactgacatgtgggccgagtctaacgtcatcttttttgggccccgccgggcacgcggcttggttccctccgggtggcaccgtGGGGGActagacaactttactttcccTTGGCACCTTGTAGAAAGTAtcgctatcctctgccggcttccgtcagagattctctttcggtgcttcctctctgcagtTGCCTGGCATCGGTACGTAGGCGCTGACCGCTTTTCCTGAGATAATGATGAcactgctttactttgcaccgcgtggtcaggataagaccgttgggAGATCTCGAcggtgctcgtccttatcctgcaaactcagaAGACAAAATagccatgccggcatacgcctgtgatgccggcttagtgttagtttgactttacgatgccggcatatataACTATGTCGGCCTTACTTCCGTCATCTCGgttagagttg includes:
- the LOC100825727 gene encoding uncharacterized protein LOC100825727, with protein sequence MGCISSKILTRSGSLQEKKASSYHGFQRSSSQLIEDIILSSSNSKTNGDQPTFLALLRTTSSSSSAAAARKSRVDAAAAAAEQSPASAATPAAAAKIETIDVSELLAGLEEEDDEEEREEQGENDGQDDGAAAAGTRARSFRTVEDFDALVNEKPERDASAAPPGPPESGSLEQEDPPTAAAAAASGHGDGAIAGAKRRARARQLRELSAQPEAAAGGFDFGKSGSLRDWLRGGGQIFSPGSYVTPKFGNATAVRSENAGEEHAAAVFDPELVAQLELAMEELSVDEERVMREVLESLDAGEKKREEAERLDLERPLKDQALPLVA
- the LOC100834223 gene encoding tricin synthase 1, whose amino-acid sequence is MATYRPDRNTLLASDSILEYVLETTVYPREQERVRELRLITQRHPRSYMGSSPDQMQFFSVLLKMTGAVKAVEVGVFTGYSLLCTALALPAHGKVVGIDVNRDYYELGRPVIEKAGVAHKVDFRQGDGLAVLDGLIAEEAEAGEEKLFDFAYADADKLQYAGYHERLLRLVRVGGVIAYDNTLWGGSVAMARDTPGSSDYDRVVRDYMVGFNAAVAADDRVQACLLPIADGVTLCRRLK